In the genome of Crassostrea angulata isolate pt1a10 chromosome 6, ASM2561291v2, whole genome shotgun sequence, the window ttactaataaaagctACCTTTATGCTGtgaattataatgctcaattcgatcacgtaacaaatatatcaaatattaaacaataaaaaatatttattttcctgccaggaaagtaatgcctcctcgtgaatatcaatctatcacgtgatatcgacagctaaatttagcctatcataccaatgaagggtcaacatcttcataattgtgatagtttcacaaaggaaaggatattttcagtaaagcataaatttgtccgatatacgagtacaaacaaaagaaaaaatacaagcctgttaGTAGATATAAAtactttcctttaaaaaatgacgtagacctctgtttttcccctatgtgctatttatagatcctataagtgttaatgcagatcgaagtaagggtatcgtgaatgacaaacgtattttactcattatacatgtatgtatttcaaattaacaattgttaagcatattaaaaatcaagttggatatttaattaggcaaacaataacgattATCTAGTTCTCcacggacatgcgcaatgaggtcggtttgctcttcctttatcaatattcatgaaaaggtattttttcctggcaggaaaataaacaattaaaaatctatatctttgtaacgagatggaattcaccattgtaatttacagattaaggataacttttataagtagacaaacacatgcgttttcactgtcattcaaaattgacgtaaattatagcgtgtatagctttaactGTGTTGCGATGAATACTGAAACAATATAGCATGGCCCTTGGAGTCTTCGTTTCTATatctacagacagacagacagacagacagagagagagagagagagaaagagagagagatagatagatagatacttTTCCTTCTTTAATGTTTTCTAGTATACCATGtgtagcaattttttttcatagtctTATTTTTTGTCAATCTGAAATTATAGTCAACTACCCCCacaccaatactggggcccttAGGGGGGTTCAAAGTCTAACGCATCACAATTGTAGCTGGTTAACATGGTTAATGACAGATCAAATAGGATATGTGTGTTGAAATCGATATTCGATACATTGAGCCCCACCTCATGCATCACAAGACTTTCCAAAGTGGAGGTACAGAGTCGGGATTTTACATCAAGCCAACATTATATTGAATTTTCACAGGTGCTCTCCGATGTATAAATTGTTTTCATCCCTATATTACGGAAGAGTTCaacacataggcgtcggaagcaaattgaaagtggaggggctagactaatcctcagaaatattgagaaaaaagtaattcccaaaatcatggaaatcctaatccgtgggggggggggggggggggggggggggggggttaacctatacttcaaaaaaaaaaattaattacccaaattttttttccccaaaatcatgaaattcctaatccgggggggggggggggggatagtaTGCCTCTGAATCTAActtttcaatctttcaaggtaaatttagcaacaataatctttcctgcgacataaagtgggggggctgaaccctctatcatgctatgtttctaatggttaggtataactttgcaaaaaaagtgggggggggggctaagcccccccctagcccccccggttccgacgcctatgcaacaaattatcaattttgagATATGTATTCGTccctgatttaaaaaaattacgtattagtttgttaaaacaaataagtaatttgttataacaaattattaatttcttataAAAGATTAGAATTTTGTTATAACAAGTTGTCAAAGTTCAATAAATAATCGATTTGTTACGATACATGATCATTTGTTTGAACAAATTATTGAGTTGTTAACGGCCTTAGTACGCTTCCATACTGTACCATGGAAACTATAAATTATAAGCGATATCGTTTTACAAAGCTCGAATACACCAATTTTTCTAGGGGGTGGATCCGATGGAAAGGGGACGGGGTCGGATGcctattatttgaatatttattatgtaaatattattaatgtgAATTTTCTGGGATATACTGACCCCTCTCTAGGTGCATTCTATCAGTAGGAATTTCGAAAGACAATTACGGTTTTTACCTTCGGTTCCTGTTAATGTCGGGATCGGACTTCGTTTTATAATCGACCTTGAAAGATGGCTGTCAGAAGACTGTGCACCGGTAATCTATTCAACAAATTCGCGTACAAGAACCTGTCATCTCCAACATGCGTCAAGTTTGGGTAAATGATTGAGTCAAGCATTATTAGTTTTAGTGGTTAATAGCTTAAAACCCCGCAATACACATTTTAGAGATATAGTCATACTATTGACGTTCACGTGAGGAGAACATGGTCATGATTTCATGTTTTGTGCAGtcacaatattatatttttatttgttgctCTTTTGTGAAAGAGAATGTGAATTTGGATCTAACGTGCATTTACGTTGTTATATATCATAATGAACCGACCTTTCAGTGCTTAGAGGGCTATAGACTCCCAATACAATGTCTAGTACAACAGAGTACGATCTGTTGATTTagctatactggcgtgcgacgtcatttttcgtatataattttatgtgttgataaaatgacgtcacaatgtactggcgaaaTATGGTACTCAGCGAGAACTGGCGGCACGCCAGTCAAGCTTAAATTAGAATGATATATTTCATGTTACCAACAAATGTTTCAGTTTCAGGGTATTACAGGTGTCTGcatcagggttgtctctaagacccgggaggcggggaattcccccgcctataatgccttaattacccggctattattgcatttcaaacacaatgtagctTTAAGCAAGACCCCCAGACACCCCTgctactttttcatttcctccttctacttcaatttttagagacaaccctgctgcattttcaaaaatcatattGATACATAACTACATTGAAAAATTGAGTTGGTAggccaatatttttttttaatttttgatatctaTAATATCAAACTGCAATTTGGGGTTATTTGCCAGTATTTGCATATTCTATATTGGTGAACTTCAGATATGTCATTTCTCATGATGTAAAAAAATCACAAGTGGATGAAATCAAACCTCATATACAGTACTATACTCATTGCCTTTGTATGGGTTTTAGGTTATTCTATCTCAGACAAATTAAGCTTGATCTTTGTTTACAACACAAAACCCCGATTGATTATCTATAAATGGCAGTTATAGGTTTTGCCATGAATACTTGCTTGTAAGTCAGATTTTTGGATTAGATATTCAAATGTCAATTGGAAATCTGACTTAAAGACAGGACCTTCCATCAGGTAGCTACTTGAAAGAAGTCCCAAAAAAGTCTTTTTTGGATGCTGCTAGTACTGGTATTACACTCATAACATTTGACTTACCATGATTATTTAGAAAtgcatggagagagagagagagaggagagagagagagagagagagagagagagagtagtaATTAActataacattattttacattattaaccATGGGTTTTGCATATTACTGTCTTGAGTCATGAAAAAACAGGTCATGATTTATAATTCTGAATATATGCCTTTTTTTGTTCTATACAAAGTTCAGCATGGTCCAATGTCGAGATGGGGCCGCCAGATGCAATTTTAGGAATTACAGAGGCTTTTAAGAAAGATTCCAGTCCACAAAAAATCAACCTTGGGGTTGGTGCTTACAGAGATGACAATGGGAAACCATTTGTGCTGGAATGTGTGAAAAAAGTAAGAAGCAgttatactagtacatgtattaagatttTCTTTAGTGTgagggtaattttttttctaatattaattttaattatttagttaAGCACATtctatagatattttttgtatgagGATGATTTTTTCCCCTAATATTACCAGgcattttctttacatattcaGCTTTGTGGCTGTCATgatttttgttgtaattttgttttttgacagGCAGAACAGGCTCTGACTAGTGGAAATCTAGACAAGGAATATGCACCCATTGGTGGTACTCCTGAATTCTGTTTGGAGTCGGCCAAGTTGGCATTTGGTGATAACAGTCCAGTGATTAAAGATGGCAGAGTAAGtgttatttaaataattctaaACTAGAGTAGTTCAAATGCATGTTATAAATAGTAAGAAAGAGTAAGTTTGGATTACAGTATACACTGTCACATAAATTTCACTGAAATGACGGTTTTGTCATACAAACAGGGAAACCTGTAATGCACGTCTGTGTTTACTTAGTGTACATAATTTATCTTCCTTGATCAATAACTCAAATTACTGTGATTTATAATCAGTTTATTCTGAATTTCTGTTACAGAATATGACAGTACAGGGTATATCAGGTACTGGGGCACTTCGACTAGGAGCAGCATTTTTTGTAAGTAGAAATTTATTCCCTGACGTCATGAGTTGTATTAGACTTACTTGCACTTTAAATTTAAGGTAATTATAGGCCTCAAATTGTTGGAaagatttctttaaatctattcatacaaatacatgtatctgcatttttttattttagtctaaattttactcaaaagGCAAAGATTTTTGGATTCCAACTCCTTCATGGGGAAACCATACTCCTATATTCAAGTAGGTTtggtttttaaagaaaaaaaacccttgcATTAATTTCAtcttataaagaaataaaataagcaCAAAATCCCCTCTAATATTTATTAGATACTAAGACCATTATTCTCATAAAGTTGTAGTTAAAAATTTATCTCATTTGATAGAATAACACACttctctgtacatgtattaggagTGGTTTTTTTGCAGAAAAATGGGACAGTCTTAACAGGTAAATGTAATGTCATTGTGCATTTTTACTTGAATTTTAGACATGCTGGCCTGGATGTGAAGTCCTACAGATACTATGACCCCAACACCTGTGGATTTGATTTCAATGGTGCTATGGAGGACATTGCAGTATGTAAAGGTTTTGGGGAAAGACGTGAAAATTATTATGGTGGAACTtcagtgtttaaatattttcattaatgtaTGTCTCATAGGAAATACTGTTGAGTCACAACCTTGAAGGTCTTTAGCTTTGATAggtaaaagaattgaaaaaagaaatagtcAAAAGTAGCACTGGTTAGAGTATTGAATGAACAATATTTTTGACTACTTccttttgttaaatttaatgaaacatGGAAGtgaaatcatttacattttgaCATTTCAGAGTTAAGGGCTCTTGTTTTGGtggaaaaacaaataattgaaaaattgacCACTGTCAGatcatgtaattatataaactCACTATAGTACATACGTGTAGTATTTTATtattgagtatttttatatcagTATCATATATCACAAAATTTTTGAGGAAATTTTCCTACTTATAATCCTAAATACCTGTATTCATATGCCAGCATGTTACAGTGTATGTGTCAACAGCAGAGCAGCATCTCTTTGCAGGAAAATTTGCAGATATGTTTCTACTctctttaaatttaatataaatttttagtGAATGTCTTTCATTTCACCTCCTGATGTACCAGTGTGCCAGTAAACAATATTGATATGGttaattgaaatttgatttaatattttcattgacttttttttatttattcaatgtCTTCATAAAGTTCATGATGACTTATATTCTTTGAATGAGAACATAGAACCAGCACAGGCATGACTGAGAATATAAATATACCGGTGTTTATATTCTCAGTCATCAGCATTATCTTTTCAACAGAAAATCCCTGAGGGCAATGTGATAGTCTTGCATGCCTGTGCTCACAATCCCACAGGAGTGGATCCAAAGGtttgaagaacaaaataaacaattttttgttaagtttttgtataaatacatgAACATAAAAACAACACTAAAAAGTATGTAGTTCAGTGCAGTTTTGCATTTGTAAACTTGATATTTCAGCCAGAACAATGGAAGGAGATGAGTGCTCTTATCAAGAATAAGAAGCTGTTTCCTTTCTTTGACATGGCATACCAAGGCTTTGCCAGTGGAGACACAGTAAAAGATGCCTTTGCTCTCAGGCGCTTCATTGAGGATGGACATGAGGTTGCCCTTGCTCAGTCGTACGCAAAGAACATGGGGTTATATGGTAATCTACTGAACATTCTTagcattataaattataaagctTCTTGAGTAGTGTTCAAAGTTTCAAGACATCTTTAGAGATAAAGTTCCTGTagtaaaataagtttttatctATTACTATTATTCCACTGCAAATGTGGAGTGGAAGAGCTCAATTACTAAAATTAGTGAATTGTATTTATGATTTGAATTGCAAAATATGGAAACTTTATGGTACAGTTGTGggtagatagaatgttctatcgataaaatgacagatgtctcACGGACCCGGTTTAACAATAGAATTCGTCCAATATCCTTGCTTCGtagcagataaaaaaaaatatatccagCTGTATCTtgcctaaattttcatatgattggtctcaaataCCTACAATATTGCTCTTTATAATCCTATTTTACCACATTCActgtttttgcaacgaaatcAATGCCACTTTTAACATCGCGTTTGAAAATTCGCTGTTTGCGGTGgccatgttaatgataaaatctaAGACATTCTGAGTGCGATTTTCGACAAAATGGGAGGCAAATTCAAACATGTTTATTAAGAAAATGCCTTGTTATGACCCATTAAATGGATTATTTTGTGGATTTAACTAACTATGCATGTTCTAAAAGGTTTGTagtgtataaaaatgtgtttttcccctgcagattatttttaacagacttaaaatcGACACAAAGCTGATCCGCTTCGCggctgctacattgcaagtatatgggacgaattcttactgtgacctgagcACAGCCTGGTCATGGTAAGATTACTCTTTCTAAGTTGTGGGGGAAGGAaaacttaaaaatcaattttttgattCTTTTGGTTTCAGGTGAGAGAGCAGGTGCTTTCACCATTGTAAGTGGATCTAAGGAAGAGGCAGACAGAAACATGTCCCAGATGAAGATCATCATCAGGGGGATGTACTCCAGCCCCCCGATCCATGGCGCTAGAATCGTCACCAAGGTCCTCACCACCCCAGAACTCAAAAACTTGTGGTAGGCAGACCAGTATTTGATATTTGCATTCCTTGGGTTAAAAGTTGATAGTTATTTCTTCAAATGTGTGGGATCCCTGTATAAAATGAGATGATAAGGTTACAACGTGCTTAATAGATACATGCAAGTCAGTGTGATTCAATTACAGATGTATATAAGATaatgtgattttgaatttttaatgtttaattgtgTGAAAAATTTAGGAtattatttattagttttaaacattattgtgcCTAGAAAGTTATACATTAACATGGTGTATTAAATTCATGTTGTTATGCATATTGAAAGTATTGTTGGTGTGTTTTGATGAATGCAAATAACATAAGAACCACAGGTTTAATCTTAATAttaaagaagttaaaaagtacagtaaaaagtttaaaaattgtatCAGTTAAGTCAGCTCTCCATGTTTCTTATGCCCGTCTTGTGGTGACAATATGAGAGTGCCACTAAACTGTCTAAAAACAtctgaagttttaaaaaaaatacaggttTTTTAAAGGTACAGAGGATATAGAGAGAAAAATGATGGTTACATTgccaaagggagataacttatAAGAATGTTAAAGTCATAATTTAGCTAGCtgtaaacaatttcaattttgaaattttttgctCAGATTTTAGATCTTTATGTTGAGATACATATTAACTTTTAACTTGCCAAGCTAAGATTACCGGTACCTACAGAAACAGAAAAGATATACTCAACAAAACAAATTGTGCTAAAACCACCTGGTAACTGATGCATTGATAACAGTTTATAGCGGCAAACttttgattaattattttaaggttgGGAGAAGTGAAAGGAATGGCTGACAGAATCATCACTATGAGAGAGAAACTGGTGGCCGGTCTGGCTAAAGAAGGATCCAGTCGTAACTGGCAACACATCATTGACCAGATCGGCATGTTCTGCTTCACAGGACTCAAGCCCGACCAGGTCTGTCCAGGCTTCAAGCATTTAATCTTACTTTGAATTtgtggtgttttgttttttttagtttttttttacaaaaaaaatcaaattaaaaacaaaatttaattaaaaaaaaaaagaaatcaaatcaCATTTAATACATAGTTTTCAGACCACTGaatgtaaaacaattttcaaaggaAATTTCCAATTAATTAAGACAAAATATGATACATAAATACAGTTGAACCTCAGTATTACTTGACTAatttttatctcaaataataacaatataaaTGGGACAGTGAATCAAAAGATATGTCCCATATTATGTATATGGTGTCAATCTCTATGTTGAATTTTGAGATATGTTCAGTTTGAGATAGCCTTTATCATATGATTTTTCATTTCACCTTCAAAAGAATATTATGATACCATTattaattcaacatttttttaaacaggttGAAAGACTCACTAAGGATTTCTCCATTTACCTGACAAAGGACGGTAGGATTTCAGTGGCTGGTGTGTCCTCCAGCAATGTCGATTATTTAGCCAAGGCGATGCATGAAGTAACAAAGTAAATAGGACCTCCGGTGACCAAAAAATCGAACACTTCGTACACATTATGCAGAACAGAGTGAATACAGCGTGGCAAAAGCTGACTCGTTTAAAGGGCCAGTTTTTGACCGACATGTTGAgagttttgtattattttttttatccgaGATCTGATGAAAAATTAGTgctataaaacataaaattgttACCTGACTTGAGATGTGGTTTTTCTCCATGGTTTGGTCATTTGCTAGTGTACAGGTACactaaaacttttgttttaataaaaaaaaaaaataaaaaacgaaaCGTTTTATTGTTCACTTCTTTCTGTAATCAACTTTAtcaaactttttatttattttatgtgttgaAAGTTATTTAGTTTAGCTATTCTGTACAGAATCCATAATGTGAGGTGGTGATTGTATAATTTGAGATTTGATGAGAGTAATTAttaggatgggagaaataatgatggacCAGACTGGAATTTaaattgaaggggggggggggggggctccctAAATTCTCTTATCAgatgctctaccaactgagctatctggtgcTAGTAATAGTATTGGCCTGGTCTTCCTCAGTCTGATGAAAATCATTCCCCTTCTACAGTCATCAGGAAGCGGGATGGGCTGACAATTGtggagaaggggggggggggggatgattttaatcagactggGTCTTCTTGTGCACCGTTGCATCTCTTGTAACATTCTAATC includes:
- the LOC128190599 gene encoding aspartate aminotransferase, mitochondrial-like encodes the protein MAVRRLCTGNLFNKFAYKNLSSPTCVKFGSAWSNVEMGPPDAILGITEAFKKDSSPQKINLGVGAYRDDNGKPFVLECVKKAEQALTSGNLDKEYAPIGGTPEFCLESAKLAFGDNSPVIKDGRNMTVQGISGTGALRLGAAFFSKFYSKGKDFWIPTPSWGNHTPIFKHAGLDVKSYRYYDPNTCGFDFNGAMEDIAKIPEGNVIVLHACAHNPTGVDPKPEQWKEMSALIKNKKLFPFFDMAYQGFASGDTVKDAFALRRFIEDGHEVALAQSYAKNMGLYGERAGAFTIVSGSKEEADRNMSQMKIIIRGMYSSPPIHGARIVTKVLTTPELKNLWLGEVKGMADRIITMREKLVAGLAKEGSSRNWQHIIDQIGMFCFTGLKPDQVERLTKDFSIYLTKDGRISVAGVSSSNVDYLAKAMHEVTK